The genomic window CCTTTTTTCTTTAGtaacaaatttattcaaattctagaatttttaaatgtgcttaaagacaataatttatagtctTAAATTGATCTTACTACTTGTGGAGTGTTCTACGGTGaaataattttctgtttttcaaatgagaacttttcttttttattgattattgtttagtagatcatttttttttaacgatttcgATGTATCAAAGTCAACATTTTAACgagttagttttttattaaaacttattaaataggCACCTAAAGATAAAAGTcctaaaaaattcttatttgaaaaactcAATATTATCCATATGAAAAATTCTTGACGTTAATGTTGTGTTGAAAGATGAATTGACGAGTGATTATCCCCACCATGGGGATATTTTTTAGTGTTGGTAAAAATTAGTGATAAGGAAATCAATCCTTTTTTATATGaactttataagaaaataacttGTGATAACTGGAtggtttgttttaattaaatatacataaaggtcgtaaatgttaatgtttaatgtaaatgtttaaaaaatgttaatttattgtatatatatgataaatctGTCAGCAGTGAAATGACTGTGAAATGTTTTTGTGTTGGTATGAAGTCCCTCGATATTTTGGGatgaattacaatttttaaatcgcATTTGAGCTTCAGATACGTGCCACTTTCTCGACAGCTCCGTCAACTGAACTCtgtgtatgtttatatattttgtaatatattaatcataatgttTGAAGAAAATGTATGACTTAAGGCTTAAAATcagaatgtttatttaatatcttaatcatacataatatcatacaatataatattgttaagtgattttctatttaaaaattgtcctAAGCTGTGCGTTTTTCTTATCTTTGATCAAATTATCCTTTTTGTTCAAGTTTTGAAACTGTTCTTATGGGAATTTTTcaggtataaaaacaaatgtttctatatactgtaaaaataattaattgcttAGTATAGTTGTTAATCCGAATTTCTCTTTTTCATGGTAAAATTTACGACCGCTTAGTTTGATAACAAATGaggaaaaattttttgtttatatatattttgttttcgcgGTACGgtcattttatgttattgtttaatattccacaatcatattattttcaccgttttacacattatattttactttattcatttatatattataaaacacgtattcaccaataatataatatgatttcctTTCGCATAAATTCGAAATCTTCCACCGAAAGATTATATAAACGTAGTAACAAAAGAACATTAATTCAATGGACCTTAATCCCGGTCTGATTTATTCGGTATCGCAATGTATTAAAAGGtgcatttgaatttatattatacgcatatatatCGTGTTAAAGTGTAACCATAATGTaatgtgtaatttaaatattcccaGTGGTGTAGTGTGGCggatcaatatattttaatatttatacatataatatcaacGATAATCATTTCGATGgatgacaaaaaatataactctCCTTACGATTATAGgtgtagtattaataattgtttataatactttatattatattaaatttatcgaaAAAATACGTATTGAGCCAATCATGTTGATAAGGCGTCGCATTTTATTGCGGAAATACttcactattatattactatgtttAAGCTTTTTGCAAGTACGGTAAACATTTTGTCTTTTGTTGTgcttagaataaaaaatacttaaatatttttatacttgagcattttatatgttttaggGTTGAGAGCTGTGTGATGAAAATTCAATCATCTTATAACTCGAGGGATGCATAGAGCATAGTTcccgaaaatatattatataatatatagtataatcttttaaaacggatataattacctatactctataatataaaaaagttgactgtaatttttatctttttttactttataaaataatttacgtattattatattttttaaagttatattctTACCTTCCAAACCGAAAAAAGCCTCTTCATCAATACTAGATATTTGATTCCCGTCTAACTCCAACGAGTTTAGCAGAGGCAAATGTCGAAATACTTTGGCAGGAATGTGTTTGATATAATTGTGTGCTAGGATCAGCATATCCAATGTTTGTAaaccttaaataataaaatatgtagaattaatttatactaatataacgatagcttatttttttcaaacaacatttgttagatataataatcacAGTTACGAATTTGAGTGAAAAGTATACTCGGTGGACCTGAAAAGAGTAAAAACAGCCAACGCCATTACAGttgtaacatttatttatgataattatttattaaaaatcccaagttctaatttttaataatgaacattattattactattataatttataatttatcgaaaaacatttttattttagacttgagatattatattacattttaattattatttgtcgttttttttttaaatttataatgtgtacatatttttttaaattatactatctctgaaccattttaataatattttagggtAAAGTTAAAAACGAGTcgtggataaaaataaaaatgcaatacttattaaacaaaatatagtatacgtactttaaaaaaattaacaaaagtcCTTTATatcagtataaatttaatacctcTTGAGTcttgaaaaaaatagcattgaaattatttttaatgaaaaaatgaaacttaAAAGAGACGGATTTCCTACGACgaatgctttaaaattaaacaaatgtagtttaatatgtgtcgtatgtattatgaaataaattattttcttagctattaatatttaatctatttaacattttcatcTACTTGATAACTCAATAAAGGCCGTGTTTCGCTTAAAAGTtaacagtaaattataataattaatgaggaATTTGTggatactaaaattatttcatattaaattatgaacaaaagtaattatgtattatataatattttgtactcaactgttattaataatttcggaGTCAAAAATACTGAATttttaacagtaataataattacctatgaaATCGCCTTCGCTGATCGACGTAATCTTATTTTCTTGAATTTCTAATTTCTTTAAGTTGTCCATTGTTTGTAGAGCTCCAGTCGGTACTCGGCTCAATTCGTTACCACCAATGTTCAATCGTTTCAGTTTTCTATGGACcgattgaaattatataactcaatgaaatactatgaataaaaaacttttatgaaattaCTTTTCTGTGCCGGCGAAAGCATTAGCCTCGATGTTGGTAAGCCTATTTTCGTACAATGTCAATATCTCCAGCGTGCTCATTCCCTCAAAAGCATTTGCGTGGATAGCGCTGATTTTGTTGtggttcaaattaaatatcagcAATCGATCTAGGCTTTTCAACGCTGGAGTCGGTACGCTGCTTAACGAATTCTGAGACAAATCTAATTGGGTGAGCGCTTttcctataaaaatacaaataaacgtagaaatataaatatatgtatgtatattagtaAGGTTAAcacgagaaaaaaatattagaaattatcGTGATactaaacttaaaacttaatacaCAGTtacaaatatgattatttaaaaaacaaactggAAAACTACCATACAgctatattgaaataataataaataggtaccattttataattaaacgttaattttattagttaatggtatttattataacgtttgtttttaaacatataacttaataatattgtaatttatttatattaacagcAAACAACAACtcgttgataaaaatatttcttgttactttttttttaatgttggtttttatagtatttgtttatatatttactttcaaGGAATGATCTTGATCTGTAGACTGTAATGTCAAGTCTGTAAGTCCAGCAAATCAAGACAAAAGATGATTAACGagtattgttgtttttaaatgtataaaatataaacctttGAGGAAgtgacaatttaataataaaaatatatatctccGTTGGGAATATGCTttgtagataaatttaaattacagaaaagttattttaaaaatgtatctatatatggaagtataatgtatgtttattataaattgtataaaatgttaaaataaattatcttaattaatagttaatatttctattagtgtcacaatattcaaaatgaaaaagaTAGACAAGTGGATATCGCTATGTTATACATTAGGTGTCGAGTGGATCACTATATTGTgggtgtattaaatttaaattcaagaataaaatattattgtatgcgaaaaacgattttgagtgGAAACCTAAACTGTTAGCCTATAGTatcattaagtataaatttaatacttcatGGTAtgacttttgattttttttataattattaaagccaTTTTTTGgagagaaatttaattttatctttctaTAAATACTGTAAACCAGTAAAAAcagattcataaaataaatagatattataataaataaaataaaaaatatcaaaaataaattaaaaatgtcattgcctagagtaaaatttataataatataatattatatttaaaaattttaagttttcacgAATAGTgcttttatcattattttaagtacttcTCTAaagttattcgtttttaatttacagcaaaataacaaaaatcatttggaaaaataattattatatgagtgaattgttgtaaaaatttgaacttcaaatactcataaaatatcaatttggCTTTGcgggtcaatttttttttttacaaaggttgaaaaacatatgaaattttatattaacatttttaacttaagcattgattaaatatactaatatatttaattttataataatatattaaattaatatattactattaaaaaaaaaaaaaatatatatatatatataatattttatacatattataatatatttaatcaatgatttaaggtataaaaacaaaaagattatgaactttttttttgatattttcacgaattttatcaaaattaaaaatttaaatgcttatgAAAAATGCGGTGACCATAAATTGTTGgtgttttaattgtaaatgatCCTTGTATTTTGTAAGTTTCAAGCAATTTTAAtcattcagtatttttttttattaaaatttttaactaagattttaattgtctataaaagttcaaaaaaattaaaaatattatacatagaaaataataacataaacacctagtaaaaatttcaagtttctgTGAATATtcgttattgaattttaacaaaataaattaatctatatGTTGAAATCTGGTTTAGCAtaaaaattttcgtttttccttaattgtttgtttgtttattccgattataagaaaaaatactgGGAATTTACAACCAAAACCACCATCAAAGTTGAATATCGAAGCATTTTATGGACAAATTATCATGAactcatacataataaattacacacataatttaaaagcaataTATTCGTCACACCgctcagaatataaaattccatattttatatttattttaaaattatacgaaaaaaaatcatcagtgGAAAAAAgtcaaagtaataattttttgtattttaatatattttataggtagatGCAATAAACATGTTTTGAGATATTGTCAATCAATTCTAATTTGTTACTTttgaaagtattattattggtgaGCACATTTATGGACGATGgctaaaataagaaaaagagttatttaaagtttttgataTGTTGAATATGTGAGGTTATTTGAAAACGGAAAtgatgatgtattataatcgATAAATGTTTTCGACATTTTAGCAGTGTTTTGTATTTGATAGGTGTTCAACTTTCCGAAACTATTTCCGAAACAGTTCTACAGAATGTAAAATCAACTGTACAAGACCCATACGAATTTtatcatatcataataataatatcgttggtatatgcaatttaatgaaatatattacataggttCGTTTATTATGCATATCGAAATTtgcatgttaataattaattcgtctcacaataataatatcgtactatattattgtattatgttatgtgtGTTTTACGTTTGAGTGTTGATGATGACTCGTGCTTGACATTGCGTATTGATTATAACATCTCCACGTGGTTCGCGGAGTAAGCTTTTCAAGTGCTGGGtaggttataagttataaaaactaacaaaaaaaaaaaaaaaaaaaccgtgtgAATGTTGTAAGTCGTCTGgcgtataatttaaagtacgcattcaataaaatataatataatactttgtcAGAAAAACCGGAAGTATATTCATGCATTGCTATATCATACACGccaactgtatattatttatgcgtTTGGCTTCTGTTGAGCTGTTGAGATGAAtacttgatattaaaaattgtgaaattttataatgtatctacaaaaaataaaactaaacatgTATACAGAGAGGATCTACGTATGACAATGAAACGACGACAGAGATAATGCGATAGAGGTTTGGATCAATTTGTTCGATGGAAACATTGAAGgagatttctaataatatttaaaaaggtatTGGCACGTTGAGGTGATACATTTTAGAgcagttgaaaataaaattgctagTACCTATCAGAAATTCAGATATCACATGGTTGTTGCGGAATGTGTAGAGGGGAGTACCCGTactgtataatgatatattattattttacttgtatttataGTGCTAATATATGTTACAgtgaaattattgtaatctaACCCCgcaatttatatattctaaCCACCGTTCATTCCACCGCCGTTTTTGACGACCTATtggtgatataaaatataatcaattcgAGCTTACCGATAGAGCTCAGCGACGACTCTTCGACTACGGCCAATGTGCTGTTGTGTATGGTAAGGTGCCGGATGTCCATGCCCAGGAAGACGAAACCCTGCAACTTGGGCAGGTTGTTGTGCCGGAGCTTCAGGTAGAATATGACCAGTGACGGTTTTCCTTTGAGCACGGCCATCGTTTTGGATATGTGCTGCAAGTCGGTGAACTCGCACAGTATGTCCAGACCACCGTTCTTCTTCACTGTGCACACACACGGTGCAATCTCGCCGTGCGTGGGACATTGCTGAATGACCGGGCCGCTGGCGGACCATGCCGGGTCCACGGATACGGCCAACAGCAGGCCGCAGAACACCAATACCGACGTGGGCACCATCGCTAGCCGGTGGTCGCCATACCTGTAACCGGAAATCGGGTAAAGTCACTGTggtttataaaagtttatgggtatgatttatttatatttaattattatttagaatatgttTAACACCCCAAAAGAGTTCGGCTTACAATAAAGGgttatacagtataaaattgaaataaatttatgatacaataaatatttactacagataaatttataatatttaacatggcTGCGAGATGAGCGAGTCTCGGAAGAGGAAATTGAGTTGGATATAGGCGCCTAACCACCCCTCTAACATAACTAATATGGGAGTATATAAAATGGTTAGTGgttttcaacatatttttcacGACGACAcactaaattacattaaaataaatcgtgaAACACTTATACCAATTATTGAtggatttttgaaaaataacgaTTGTTTACCGTATTAccgttttattgaaaactatattatttactaattagccatgtaatatttacagagtgattcaccaTCCTCACGTCATTCTctcttttatcaatatatttattcaaattgtaacattcgtaatttttaagtttacttattgaaaatcatatttttaaatgggtACTTAGGTACATTTCAAACCATTTAAGAAGAGTCTTGAGGtgatataaaaaactatttattttatgttaaatgagaagcacatttgttttattgttaattgttaaaaagataatctttttatttatataggtagatcGAAATTTGAATGAGtagtttctaaattattaaaagttaagtattaataataataacccattataataggtttaaaaagtttacgagaattggaaaattaaagtgattagtttaataattaattagaattttctaatttgtaagaatcgttaaaatatttattatagttgtaataagtaaacacctattaatataatcattatcaaAGACATTGATctgaacaataattttcaccgtataaatattgttagtacgattataatatattgagatATTCTTAAATATGCTTAAAATGTCTTAAGCTGGAAATGTATATTACCCTTATTACTACAGAATtgcaataattgaataaataataacatctatgtattaattttaggaaaatataatgtaaaattttttttttattttggatttattatttgagaCAAACTTATTagctaaaaaatgttattataataggaatGATTTAGCTACTGGTCTGCGTCTATATGTATGAGTCGTACGTTGTTCATTTTCAATTCGAATAAGAGAAGattctatgtttttatttatttttaagaataagcCGTTTTCGACTATCACCACGGGATATTCTTAAcatagcataaaaataaaaatttgagtgtttttaaatattataatttaagtagatatatttcaaaactcaaaattcatggtttgaatatatttgttatcaaaatgaaaaaaatggggGTAAGAATGGTCATCAGGGAACCACCCtgtataactcataaataatagcaaacaatatttaattccaAGTCAGCAGTATGAATACACAACTACGTATAAAATACCTGTAACGACTTCAGACTTGGGACCTACTGTAGGGTTTTTAATCCGTGTTAGTACGTGTCGGAACAGTATTATTGTGTTACAGATAATACGACGTGTGTGTGCCATATTATAACCGACTAAAAGGTacgagaaaaatgtttttttattgaacttaaGAACGCATATAGAGTACACAATGATATGGTAACTGTAGTCGTGACGTGCTAATTGTCTTGAACAAGGaacactattaaaatattcgttaCAACATCTCGAGACGTTTATATCAATATGTCTATTGTTAGTTATGAGTTTTGGTTCGTAATTTGAAACGTATTATAGGTTTTATTTACGTAAAACGTGTCTTAAAAGTTTCTACTAAGTTTCTGTAACTGCAAGACTATCGATATCCATAGAGTTATGTAGCTAAATTGTTTATCAAGTTGGTCGTAACAATAACTACAATGTACTAAACTTTCTTCGCGAGTAGgtagataattataacaataatacctaataacaacaataataataataataataataaaaaaaaaaaaaaaaaaataataataataataaaaataataataataataataataatagtgataaaaataacaatgatgataattgataagtaataactaatttttgacTCACTCATTTAACACAAGAAGTATAGTAAATGGTTATTAAAGTTATCATGAAAATcagatttaaaagtataatattattgtgtgctTGATAATCATTGTACTCATATCTACCTAAATTATATGAGCATGggaatattactaaaaaacctatacaattttctaatttgCATATAAAACACgcctttgatttttttttttgttagatgACGTTTtgatgtatacctacctattttatatagttttttaatggcTTAAAGGAAATACTCTAAACTTTTGATCGaaactttttgtaatttattgtatttattaccgTCTGTTTATGACTTGCAAAAAGGTTTACAGACGATTTTAGGGTTCGCTACaaatgcttttaaatattgagtCGATTTAgagtttaataactataataatatttacattttaagttcataAACAAATCTTTTTGGGCTATATTCTATAcacatatttagtatattttaagttcagGGGAATGTTACagtgataaatattgtatgaaaatatattattgtaaatattattatcaggttttattttaaacacgtttataggtatgtttttaacatattattatgtaatttatattcaaaataaatcgtGAAAATTGTAGTTTATGAGAAATATTGTTCCTTCTGAtatctatcaaatatataacaatataattcacTTCTCTTAGCAATAGGTCCCGAAAGAGTTGAAAAACGACAATAAATACGGAACTCGTCTACCACGTCATGTGCaacgtaaaatttaaatatcttacaaTACACGAAGAAGCTTTTAG from Aphis gossypii isolate Hap1 chromosome 1, ASM2018417v2, whole genome shotgun sequence includes these protein-coding regions:
- the LOC114128526 gene encoding leucine-rich repeats and immunoglobulin-like domains protein 2, which encodes MVPTSVLVFCGLLLAVSVDPAWSASGPVIQQCPTHGEIAPCVCTVKKNGGLDILCEFTDLQHISKTMAVLKGKPSLVIFYLKLRHNNLPKLQGFVFLGMDIRHLTIHNSTLAVVEESSLSSIGKALTQLDLSQNSLSSVPTPALKSLDRLLIFNLNHNKISAIHANAFEGMSTLEILTLYENRLTNIEANAFAGTEKKLKRLNIGGNELSRVPTGALQTMDNLKKLEIQENKITSISEGDFIGLQTLDMLILAHNYIKHIPAKVFRHLPLLNSLELDGNQISSIDEEAFFGLEENLQYLRLGDNNLHTIPSESLRRLHRLRHLDLKANNISHIAEDAFTGFGDSITFLNLQKNDIKTLPMMAFENLNSLEILNLQNNKLTRVPEEALEAIVDTATVIDIMDNPLICDCDLRWYRDWLKELRHRDDDDIIQKKHILCLMEDEHREFSVLNLPVERMNCVGKKYSSSVNGIGESRVLSRVLIVVVFALHQFK